From the Haladaptatus sp. DJG-WS-42 genome, the window CGCAGAATCGCTGAAAATGTTGCTCGTCATTGGCTTCCTCACGCTCACCGCGAACACCATCGCCACGGACACGGGAGCGCTCGCGGCACTGCCCGGAATGGCTATAATCATCGCCATCGGCCTCGCCGCGCTGTTGCTCGGGCGACTCCTTCCGCTTGACCTCCCGGCGTTCGCCTACGCCATGATTATCTCGTTCCTGCTGGCGATTCCGTTCTCGCCGGTGCAGGGCGTGTTCCTCGAATACGTCGAGCGCATTGGCTTCCTCGCCACGACGACGCCGATTCTCGCCTACGCCGGCCTCTCGATTGGCCTGCAAACCGGGCGCATGAAGGAAGTGAGTTGGAAGCTCGTCATCGTCGCCGTGTTCGTCTTCTTCGGGACGTTCTTCGGGTCCGCGATGATTGCAGAGGTCATCCTGAAGGCACAGGGGATCATCTGACGTGACCGACGCCCTCAAACAACGCGTCTGTGATGCCATCGACGACCACCGCGAGGAGATTATTGCCCTCGCCAAGTCGATTCAATCGGAGCCGGAACTCGGCTTCAAAGAGGTCGAAACCACGAAAAAAGTTGCCGCGGTGTTCGAGTCGCTGGACCTCGATGTGGAGACGGAAATTGCGATTACCGGTACTCGCGCCCGCGCTGGTTCTGGTGCGTTCACCGCAGCGGTGTTTGGCGAACTCGACGCACTCGTCAATCCCGAACATCCGCTTGCAGACGGAGAAACCGGCGCGTGTCACGCCTGCGGCCACCACGCGCAAGTGGCGAATCTGGTCGGGACGGCATTCGGCCTCGTCGCAAGCGACGTCGTAGACGAGTTAGCCGGCGAAGTCGAGTTCATTGGCGTCCCCGCAGAGGAGTACCTTGACCTTGGCTATCGCCGCGAACTGGTTGAGTCCGGCGAAATCGAGTTCTTCGGCGGGAAACAGGAACTCATCCGTCGGGGCTATCTCGACGACATCGACATGGCGATGATGATGCACGCAGGCAGCGACGAACCCGAGCGCGTCATCACGAGCAACTTCTCGACAAACGGCTTTGTGGGTAAATTCGTCACCTACACCGGGAAAGAGGCGCACGCGGGGGCCGCCCCCGAAGAGGGAATCAACGCGCTCAACGCCGCGATGATTGGCATGAACGCCGTCCACGCCCAGCGCGAGGTGTTCAAAGACGACGACGCCGTGCGCGTCCACCCGATTATCACGAACGGTGGCGACGGCGTGAACGTCGTCCCGAGCGACGTACGCATGGAATCCTACGTCCGAGCGAAGACGGTCGAGGCGGTCACGGAAGCCAACGAGACGGTCAACCGGGCGCTCACCTCGGGGGCGCTCGCGGTTGGTGGCGACATCGAAATCAACGACTTCCCCGGCTACATGCCGCTTCGAACCGACCAGACCATTGTTTCCGCGTACGACGAAAACGCCCGCAAACTGGTGGGCGAAGACGTAATCACGCCGGGTCGTCCGCACATCACTGGCTCTACGGACATGGGCGATGTGACCCAGATTCTTCCGGGTATCCACCCGTGGACGGGCGGCTTCGAAGGGAGCGTCCACTCCCGCGAGTTCGGGGTTGTAGACGAGGAGATGGCGTACATTCTCCCAGCGAAAATCACCGCGTGCACGCTCGTTGACCTGTTGACCGACGAATCTGCGATGGAAACGCTCCGGGCTGCAAAGGCTGAAAAACTCTCATCCGACGAGTATCTCTCCATGGTCCGGTCGATTCGAGCGGACGTTGTCGAATCGTACCGCGACTAACTGCGTTCTTGCTTTTCACTGGTCACGTAGCCGAACCGTCGGAAAACCTGTCATGTTATCTCACAATGTCTGACGTATGTTTATGGGACTGAAGAGTCGTTACAATGTATGACTCGCGGCAACCGCGTCGAGGAACTCGAAACGCGCGTAAAAGAACTTCAAGCCTCAGTTTCTGGCCTGACTGACGAACTCATCGAGACGAAAGAGCGCGTCAAGGCGCTTGAAGAAGAGGTCCAACCGGAAGACCTCCTCGACCGGAAACTCACCCGGAAAACCGACGCGGAAGAATCCTCCGAAGCCACTAAAGGGCAGGAGAGCGAGGATGCAGACAGCACTGACGAGGAATCGACGCAGACGGACGACATTATCGTCGCATAAGACAGACGACACCACCGTCACCTCAGATTCCTGGCCGCGTCGCGCGCCAGCTATGCGCGACATCTCGCTGACCTATGCATATCAAAGAAATCGTCCTTGACAACTTCAAAAGCTTCGGGCGCAAAACGCGCATTCCGTTCTACGAGGACTTCACCACGGTCTCTGGCCCGAACGGGTCGGGGAAGTCGAACATCATCGACAGCGTGCTGTTCGCCCTCGGGCTTGCTCGAACGCGCGGCATTCGCGCGGAAAAACTGACTGACCTTATCTACAATCCCGGCAACGACGGCGACGCCCGCGGTGACGAAACCCGCGAAGCCAGCGTCGAAGTCGTCCTCGATAATTCTGAGCGGACGCTCACGCGTCAACAGGTCGTGAGCGCCGCTGGCACCGAGAACATCGGGGAGGTAGACGATATCTCGATTCGCCGCCGGGTAAAGGAAACGCCCGAGAACTACTATTCGTACTACTATCTAAACGGCCGTTCGGTGAACCTTTCTGATATTCAGGGCCTGCTCGCACAGGCGGGCATCACGCCTGAAGGCTACAACGTCGTGATGCAGGGCGACGTGACTGGCATCATCCAGATGACGCCCTATGAACGACGGGGAATTATCGACGAAATCGCCGGTGTCGCCGAGTTCGACGCGAAAAAAGACGCTGCCTTCGAGGAACTCGAAGTCGTCAAAGATCGCATCGCCGAAGCCGAACTCCGCATCGAGGAGAAACAAGCCCGCCTCGACCAACTCAAAGACGAACGCGAGACGGCGCTCGAATACAAGGGCTACCGCGAAGAGAAACAGGAGTACGAAGGCTACCTGAAAGCCGCGGAACTCGAAGACAAACGTGCCGACTTAGCGAAAACTGAAAAACAAATCGAGCGCCACGAAACCAAACTCGAATCGCTCCAGTCTGACTTAGACGAAAAGCAAGGTCGCGTGCTTCGCTTAGAGGAGGAACTCGAAACCCTCAACGCCGAAATCGAGACGAAAGGCGAAGACGAGCAACTGCGCATCAAGCGCGAAATCGAGGAGGTAAAAGGTGAAATTGCCCGCCTCGAAGACGCTATCTCGGCCGCAGAAGAGCGGATTCAAGACGCAGAACAGCGCCGCCGCGAGGCGTTCATCCAAATCGACCGCAAACAGGAGACGGTCGATGACGTCGAAAGCGAAATCCGTGAGACGAAAGTCGCAAAGGCCTCCGTCGTCGCGGAGATTCAACAGCACGAAGCCGACCTGGCAGACCTACAGGCAGAAATCGACGCGGTGGACACCGAGTACGACGAGGTGAAAACCGAACTGACCGAAAGGCGCGAGGCGCTTGAGGAGGCGAAAGCCGCGAAAAACGCCACCCAACGCGAGCAAGACCGACTGCTCGACGAAGCGCGTCGTCGGTCGAACGAGCAGTCTGAAAAGCAGGCGGAAATCGAGACTGTCCGCGAGGAGATTCCGGCGCTCAAAGCCACCGTCCGCGACCTCGAGGACGAACTCGACAAGGCGAAGAAAAATCGCGCGAACATCTCGCAGGTCGTAGACGACCTCAAACAGCAAAAACGCGAGTTGCAGGACGAGTTAGACGAGGTCGAACAGCAACTTCGCGCCCGCCAACAGGAGTACGCGGAACTCAACGCACACGCCGACGAGTCAGGCGATTCGTCCTACGGGCGTGCGGTCACGACCATCCTGAACGGCAATCTTGACGGGGTTCACGGCACGGTTGGCCAACTCGGTGGCGTCTCAAACCAGTACGCGACGGCGTGTGAAACCGCGGCCGGTGGCCGTCTCGCGCACGTCGTCGTCGATGACGACGGCATCGGCCAGCAGTGTATCGAGTACCTGAAACGCCGGAATGCGGGCCGCGCGACGTTCCTGCCAATCACCAAGATGCACAAACGGCGCTTGCCGAGCGTACCGAACCACGACGGTGTCGTGGACTTCGCTTACAACCTCGTTGACTTCGACAAACAGTATGCGGGCATCTTCTCGTACGTTCTCGGCGACACGCTCGTCGTCGATTCTATTGAGACTGCCCGCGACCTGATGGGCGATTTCCGTCTCGTCACGCTCTCTGGCGAACTCGTCGAAAAGAGCGGGGCGATGACCGGTGGCTCGTCCAGCGGCTCTCGCTACTCGTTCTCGAAGTCCGGCAAGGGCCAACTCGAACGCGTCGCCGAGAAAATCGCCTCGCTCGAAGACGAACGTCGCGCGTTGAACGAAGAGATTCGCGGCGTCGAAGAGCGCCTTGACGACGCCCGCGACCGCAAGACGGACGCGACAGACCAAGTCCGTGACATCGAAGCCGACCGAGAGCGCGTCCAAGGCGAACTCGATAGCACCGACGAGCGCATCGAAGCGCTCGAAGCGCGCATCGAGGAAATCGCGGACGAGCGCGAGGACGTAAACGAGGAGATGCAGGCGCTCGAAGCCGACCTCACGGCCCACGACGAGCGCATCGCGGAGATTGAGTCGGCCATCGCGGAGTTGGAGTCAGAACTCGCAGACTCGAAGATTCCACAACTCACGAACGAGATGGACGAGATTCGCGCGAGCATCGAGGAGTACGAGGCCCAACAGGACAAGTTCGATGCGCGGCTCAACGAACTCGGTTTGGAGAAACAGTACGCAGAGGAGTCAATCGAAGACCTCCACAGCGAAATCGAGTCCGCCCAGAACAAGAAGGCAGACCAGCAAGAACGCATCGCAGACCTCGAAGGCAAAATCGAAGACCAGCAAGTCGTTCTCGAAGACAAAGAAAGTCAGGTCGAAGATTTAGAGGACGAGTTGGCAGACCTCAAAGCAGAGCGCGAGGAGCTGAAAAGCGACCTCAAGTCGGCCAAGCAGACGCGCGATGCAGCCCGCGAGAAAGTGTCGGGGGTCGAATCCAAACTCGACAGCGCGAAGAGCGCCGCAGACCGCCTCGAATGGGAGGTTGACGAACTCGCTGCACAGGTCGGCGAGTACGACCCAGACGAGATTCCAGACCACGACGAGGTCAAACGAACCATCGGCCGCTTAGAGCGGAAGATGGAGGCCTTAGAGCCAGTCAACATGCTCGCCATCGACGAGTACGACGAGGTTAAAGACGGCTTAGACGACCTCACCGACAAGAAGGGCACGCTCGTAGACGAGCGAGAGGCCATCAACGACCGCATCGAGTCCTACGAGTCGCTGAAAAAAGAGACGTTCATGGACGCCTTTTCCGACATTAACGACAACTTCGAGGACATCTTTGCGAGCCTCTCGCGCGGGTCTGGCACGTTGCACTTAGAGAACGAGGCCGACCCGTTCGACGGCGGCCTGACGATGAAAGCCCAACCGGGCGACAAGCCAATCCAGCGCCTCGACGCGATGTCCGGCGGGGAAAAGTCGTTGACAGCGCTCGCGTTCATCTTCGCGCTCCAGCGCTACAACCCCGCGCCGTTCTACGCGCTGGACGAGGTTGACGCCTTCTTAGACGCCGTGAACGCCGACCTCGTCGGCGAGATGGTTGACGAACTCGCGGGCGATGCCCAGTTCGTCGTCGTCTCACACCGCTCTGCCATGCTCGAACGCTCAGAGCGGGCCATTGGGGTGACGATGCACGACGACAACGTGAGCGTCGTGACTGGCATTGATTTGAGCAGCCAGGAGGTGCCCGCCGATGACTGAAGCAGAACCAAAGCCAATCATCGAAGAAGACGCTCACGAAGAGCCGGTCGAACTGCTCGTGCAGTTGGCCGAGGAGGGCGAAATCGAGCCGTGGGACATCGACATCGTCGAGGTCACGGACAAGTTCCTCGCCGCGCTTGACGAAGCCGACTTGCGCACCTCGGGGCGCGCGCTGTTCTACGCGAGCGTGCTGTTGCGGATGAAATCCGACGCGCTGCTCGAACCGGACGACCCGGAACCAGAAGAGGAGTGGGTCGAGCCGTGGGAAGCGCCACCGGGACAGGAACCCGAGTTCGACGGGCCAGACCCTATCGCCGGACTCGAAGCCGAGATGGAGCGTCGCCTCGACCGGAAATCGGTTCGCGGCACGCCCCAGACGCTCGACCAACTCGTCCGCGAACTGCGCGAGGCAGAGCGCGGGACGTGGTGGAAAGAGAGCCGCCAGTACGACACCTCGAACTCACCAAAGGGCTTCCGTCGTGGCACACAGACGCTCGACTACCGCTCGGCCGACGACTTCCGGATGGACGACGAGCCGACCGAAGAGGAGGTCACCGGCACGGCGCACACCGAACACATCGAAGCGGTCATCGACGACGTGTGGCTGATGCTAAAAGAGCAGTACGAACACGGGCGAACTGAAGTTCTATTCGAAGAGGTGGCCTCGGCCGGCGGTTCGCGTGTCACGACGTTCCTCGCGCTCTTGTTCATGGCACATCGCGGGCGCATCCGCCTCGACCAAGAGGACATTTTCGGTGACCTCTGGATTCAGAATCCGTCGGCTGTTGCGACGGCGAGCGACGCGGTTGCAGAGACGGACTGAGTTAGCGTCCTTTTTTGGGTGTTCTCAGTGCCCAGCAGCGACACAATTATAACGGAAAACCATGTATGGTATTGTGTAGCATGACTCCCACAAAACTCCAAGAACGACTCAGAGAAACGGACGGGCGAGTAGATAGAGACGAATTCATTCGGGCGCTTACCTACGTCCGTGACACCGGCCGCAAACACTGAAACATGTGATCTAAACCGCGGACAGGTGGTCGATTAGAGGTAGTCGCCGACGAGTAGTTCGACGCGGTCGCGCGTTGCGTCTGGGATAGCTTCTGCTGGCGTGTTAATCGTCCCTTCGAGCGCCGTGTGCGCGCCACACTCGAAGTCCTCGGGGAGCGTGCGGATGGCTTCTTCGACCGTGCGCTTGATGGCTTCCTGATTCTTTTCTGCGTTCTCTAAGACTTCAGCGAGGGTGACCTCGTGGTCTTTTTTCCACACGTCGTAGTCGGTGACGCCCGCGACGGTGGCGTAGGCGATTTCGGCTTCACGGGCGAGTTTGGCTTCGGGAATCGAGGTCATTCCGACCACGTCCCAGCCCTGTGCGCGGTAGAACTCGGATTCTGCACGTGTCGAGTACTGTGGCCCTTCGATGCAGACGTAGGTGCCGCCTTCTTGGACGTTGGCGTTGGTGACTTCCTTTGCTGCCGCAGAGAGGTGGCTCACGAGTTCGGGGCTGTACGGTTCGGTGATGGGTTGGTGGACGACGATGCCGTCGCCAAAGAAGGTGGATTTTCGGTGTTTCGTCCGGTCGAAAATCTGGTTCGGGATGACGAGCGTGCCCGGGTGCAGGCTCGATTTCAGGCTCCCGACCGCGTTGCTCGCGAGGATGTACTTCACGCCGAGTTTCTTGAAGGCGTAGATGTTCGCGCGGTAGGGTAGGTGGGTCGGTGAGCGACCGTGTTTCGAGCCGTGGCGCGGGAGGAACGCGACCTCGCGGCCGGTGTCGCCGAACTCGCCGATGGTGACGGGTGCGCTTGGTTCGCCGTATGGCGTCTCGACAACCTCTTCGCGGGTGTTTTCGAGCGGGAGGGCTTCGTAGATTCCACTGCCGCCGATAAAGCCAATCATGGGCGACAGTTCTCGACCCCGCCACCTAAGAATTCCGAGACGCTACGCTGTGAGCGTCCACTCGCCCTGCCCGACCGATTCGATGACCCCGCGGCGGTTCATCTCGCCTAAGACTTCGTTTAGGCGATTTGGCTGGGCGATTTCCATCTCGATACGGTCTACCTGATGGTAGTGTTTGAGGAGGTGGCGGATGTCCGCTTGGGTAAAGCTGTCCTGCTCAGCTTTCTCCATGACACCGCTCGTGAGGTCAATCATGTCCTCGATGAAGTTCCACGGGTAGACAACCCACGCCCACTCTTCGAGTTTTTCGCCGACGAAATCCGGTTCGAACTCGCTCGTCCCGAGCAGTTGGAGGGTCGCGGTGCGAACCTCGCCGGGATTTCGGTCGCGGACGTACTCGTCTGCGCGCTTGATGGAGCCGCCCGTGTCCGCGATGTCGTCGATGATGAGCACGTCTTTGCCCTCGACTGAACCTTCCGGCATGGGATAGCGCACTTCGGGGCTGCCCGACTTCTGGGCGGTGCCGACGTAGTGTTCCATCTTGAGGCTCGTGAGGTCGTCGAGTCCGAGGAAGTCACAGATACAGCGCCCGGCGAACCAGCCGCCGCGGGCGAGTGCGACGACGACGTCCGGCTCGAAGTTCGCGGCTTTGACCTCGCCCGACACCTCTCTACAGAGGCCATAGATGTATTCCCAATTCGTGATGGTGCACTTGAACTCGTCCGGCAGGTCGCCCATACTAGATGTTCACCACCGCCTCGGAGGTGGCGCGGACAATTAAGTGGTATGAAAGGCGCTCAGCGGGGTGCGTGCCAGCGGGAAAAAACGGAGACTAGACGATAGATCGGCCGCCGCGAGCGTGGCAGTTCGGGCATTCGACCTTCGCCATGTGTTGTTCAGGTGATTCGAACTCGGTGTCACATTCGAGACACCGATACGCGTAGACTTTCTCCTCGCCTCCGGAAACGAGGCCTTTTATCTTGTCTGTGAGGCTCATACGGCAGTCCTCGACATAATTGCGAGCTAACGTACAATAAAGAAAATGGCCGTTCTTTTGGACAGTCCCCGTCGGAGACTTGATAGGCGGGGCCGTCAACGGGTGAGCTATGGAGACACGCCGCGCGCTACAGGTGGACGCCTTTACAGACGAACCGCTCACGGGTAACGCAGCCGGGGTCGTCCCAAACGCAGACGGACTCTCTGAGACACAGATGCAGGCGATTGCCCGCGAGCTCAACCAAAGCGAGACGGCGTTCGTCCTCTCTACCGGGAGTGCAGACCGGCGGGTACGCTATTTCACGCCGAAGCAGGAAGTTGACCTCTGTGGGCACGCCACGATTGCGATGCACGCTTGCCTCGCGGAAACCGGCGACCTCGACGTGGGCGCACACACGCTCGAAACGAACGTCGGCGTCCTCGACATCGAACTTGAAGCCGACGGCACCGTCTGGATGACCCAAAACCAGCCTGCGATTCGTGAGGTGGACGTAGACCCTGTCGAGGTGGCAGACGCCCTCGACATCGACCCGGCGGCGCTCACGGACATTGAAGACGAGCTTCCACTCGCGCGGGCGACGACGGGGTTGCCGTTCCTCATCGTTCCGATGACCTTCTTAGAACAACTCGGGCAGGCAGCCCCGGACATGGCCAAAATCGAGGCACTCAGCGAGGAGGTGGACGCGGCGGGCATCTACGCCTTCACGTTCGACGCACTCTCCGCGCAGGCGACGCTCCACGGCCGGATGTTCGCCCCGCGTTTGGGATTGTTAGAAGACCCCGTCACCGGCACGGCGAGCGGGGCGACGGGCGCGTATCTCCGTCATTTCGGCGCGTTCGATACGATGCCCGACGAAATGCTGTTCGAACAGGGCCACTTCGTCTCGCGGCCGGGTGAGGTGCGCGTTCGCGTTGGCGACCAGATTCAGGTTGGCGGGCGTGCCGTGACGGCGTTCGACGGGTCGGTCGTGATTCCCACCTTCGATGACGACGACATTCTCGAAGCCTGAGATTCTGTCAGGTTACCGCAGTTTCGGAGGGAGATGCCGTCTGCGAATCTTGCCCAAACCCACAGTTCATGCTACGTTATCTCATCCATAAGAGCCGGAACCTTCTTTATCGCACTTAGTCAGCATATGGATGAAGATAATGCCTGTACTCTGGCTGGACGAAATCAGGGCTGATGACCTCGAATCCGTGGGTGGCAAGGGCGCGTCCCTTGGTGAGCTTACGAATGCGGGGCTTCCCGTACCCCCGGGATTTGTCGTAACGGCGGGTACGTACCGAACATTTATCGAAGACACTGGCATCGACGAGGAGCTGTTCGAAGCAGTTGACGTCGATGCCGATGATTCGAAAGCACTCGCGGAAGCCGCAGAGCACGCGAACGACCTCATTCTCGAAACCGAGATGCCCGACGACCTCCGTGAGGAGATTCTCGACGCATACCGGAATCTCGGAGAAGGAGATTCGTTCGTCGCGGTGCGCTCGTCTGCGACCGCAGAAGACCTGCCCGACGCGAGTTTCGCGGGCCAACAGGAGACCTTCCTCAACATCCGGGAAGACGAACTCCTCGACAAGGTTCGCGAGTGCTGGGCCTCGCTGTTCACCCAGCGGGCAATTTACTACCGCCAACAGCAGGGCTTCGAGCACGACGTGGTGAACATCGCGGTCGTCGTCCAGCAGATGGTCGATTCTGAGAAAAGTGGCGTCCTCTTTACGAGCCACCCCTCGACTGGCGACCCGCGTGTCATCATCGAAGCCGCGTGGGGGCTTGGCGAAGCGGTCGTCTCCGGGTCTGTCTCTCCTGACAACTACGTCGTAGACCGCACGTCCGGTGAGGTCGAGGAAGTGACCATCGCTGACAAGAAACTCAAGTGCATCAAAGACCCAGAGACGGGCCACACCATCGAGACGGAAGTCGAAGACGAACTCCGGAACAAGCGGGTCTTAAACGAGGACGAAATCAAACGCCTCGTCGAACTCGGTGAAATCGTCGAAGCCCACTACGACACGCCACAGGACGTTGAATGGGCCATCATTGACGGCGAGGCGTTCATGCTCCAGTCGCGGCCCATCACGACCATCTCGAAAGAGGCCGCGAAAGCCAGCACCGACGGCAACGGCACGGCCTCACAGACACACAAAGACAGCGTCATTTTGAACGGGCTCGGAGCGAGCCCCGGAATCGCCAGCGGCAAGGTGCGTATCGTCCGCAAACTCGACCAACTCGACAAGGTTGGCGAAGGCGACATCATCGTCGCCGAGATGAC encodes:
- a CDS encoding amidohydrolase; amino-acid sequence: MTDALKQRVCDAIDDHREEIIALAKSIQSEPELGFKEVETTKKVAAVFESLDLDVETEIAITGTRARAGSGAFTAAVFGELDALVNPEHPLADGETGACHACGHHAQVANLVGTAFGLVASDVVDELAGEVEFIGVPAEEYLDLGYRRELVESGEIEFFGGKQELIRRGYLDDIDMAMMMHAGSDEPERVITSNFSTNGFVGKFVTYTGKEAHAGAAPEEGINALNAAMIGMNAVHAQREVFKDDDAVRVHPIITNGGDGVNVVPSDVRMESYVRAKTVEAVTEANETVNRALTSGALAVGGDIEINDFPGYMPLRTDQTIVSAYDENARKLVGEDVITPGRPHITGSTDMGDVTQILPGIHPWTGGFEGSVHSREFGVVDEEMAYILPAKITACTLVDLLTDESAMETLRAAKAEKLSSDEYLSMVRSIRADVVESYRD
- a CDS encoding bZIP transcription factor, which encodes MTRGNRVEELETRVKELQASVSGLTDELIETKERVKALEEEVQPEDLLDRKLTRKTDAEESSEATKGQESEDADSTDEESTQTDDIIVA
- the smc gene encoding chromosome segregation protein SMC, which codes for MHIKEIVLDNFKSFGRKTRIPFYEDFTTVSGPNGSGKSNIIDSVLFALGLARTRGIRAEKLTDLIYNPGNDGDARGDETREASVEVVLDNSERTLTRQQVVSAAGTENIGEVDDISIRRRVKETPENYYSYYYLNGRSVNLSDIQGLLAQAGITPEGYNVVMQGDVTGIIQMTPYERRGIIDEIAGVAEFDAKKDAAFEELEVVKDRIAEAELRIEEKQARLDQLKDERETALEYKGYREEKQEYEGYLKAAELEDKRADLAKTEKQIERHETKLESLQSDLDEKQGRVLRLEEELETLNAEIETKGEDEQLRIKREIEEVKGEIARLEDAISAAEERIQDAEQRRREAFIQIDRKQETVDDVESEIRETKVAKASVVAEIQQHEADLADLQAEIDAVDTEYDEVKTELTERREALEEAKAAKNATQREQDRLLDEARRRSNEQSEKQAEIETVREEIPALKATVRDLEDELDKAKKNRANISQVVDDLKQQKRELQDELDEVEQQLRARQQEYAELNAHADESGDSSYGRAVTTILNGNLDGVHGTVGQLGGVSNQYATACETAAGGRLAHVVVDDDGIGQQCIEYLKRRNAGRATFLPITKMHKRRLPSVPNHDGVVDFAYNLVDFDKQYAGIFSYVLGDTLVVDSIETARDLMGDFRLVTLSGELVEKSGAMTGGSSSGSRYSFSKSGKGQLERVAEKIASLEDERRALNEEIRGVEERLDDARDRKTDATDQVRDIEADRERVQGELDSTDERIEALEARIEEIADEREDVNEEMQALEADLTAHDERIAEIESAIAELESELADSKIPQLTNEMDEIRASIEEYEAQQDKFDARLNELGLEKQYAEESIEDLHSEIESAQNKKADQQERIADLEGKIEDQQVVLEDKESQVEDLEDELADLKAEREELKSDLKSAKQTRDAAREKVSGVESKLDSAKSAADRLEWEVDELAAQVGEYDPDEIPDHDEVKRTIGRLERKMEALEPVNMLAIDEYDEVKDGLDDLTDKKGTLVDEREAINDRIESYESLKKETFMDAFSDINDNFEDIFASLSRGSGTLHLENEADPFDGGLTMKAQPGDKPIQRLDAMSGGEKSLTALAFIFALQRYNPAPFYALDEVDAFLDAVNADLVGEMVDELAGDAQFVVVSHRSAMLERSERAIGVTMHDDNVSVVTGIDLSSQEVPADD
- a CDS encoding ScpA family protein; this translates as MTEAEPKPIIEEDAHEEPVELLVQLAEEGEIEPWDIDIVEVTDKFLAALDEADLRTSGRALFYASVLLRMKSDALLEPDDPEPEEEWVEPWEAPPGQEPEFDGPDPIAGLEAEMERRLDRKSVRGTPQTLDQLVRELREAERGTWWKESRQYDTSNSPKGFRRGTQTLDYRSADDFRMDDEPTEEEVTGTAHTEHIEAVIDDVWLMLKEQYEHGRTEVLFEEVASAGGSRVTTFLALLFMAHRGRIRLDQEDIFGDLWIQNPSAVATASDAVAETD
- the mtnP gene encoding S-methyl-5'-thioadenosine phosphorylase, which codes for MIGFIGGSGIYEALPLENTREEVVETPYGEPSAPVTIGEFGDTGREVAFLPRHGSKHGRSPTHLPYRANIYAFKKLGVKYILASNAVGSLKSSLHPGTLVIPNQIFDRTKHRKSTFFGDGIVVHQPITEPYSPELVSHLSAAAKEVTNANVQEGGTYVCIEGPQYSTRAESEFYRAQGWDVVGMTSIPEAKLAREAEIAYATVAGVTDYDVWKKDHEVTLAEVLENAEKNQEAIKRTVEEAIRTLPEDFECGAHTALEGTINTPAEAIPDATRDRVELLVGDYL
- a CDS encoding phosphoribosyltransferase, encoding MGDLPDEFKCTITNWEYIYGLCREVSGEVKAANFEPDVVVALARGGWFAGRCICDFLGLDDLTSLKMEHYVGTAQKSGSPEVRYPMPEGSVEGKDVLIIDDIADTGGSIKRADEYVRDRNPGEVRTATLQLLGTSEFEPDFVGEKLEEWAWVVYPWNFIEDMIDLTSGVMEKAEQDSFTQADIRHLLKHYHQVDRIEMEIAQPNRLNEVLGEMNRRGVIESVGQGEWTLTA
- a CDS encoding PhzF family phenazine biosynthesis protein, translated to METRRALQVDAFTDEPLTGNAAGVVPNADGLSETQMQAIARELNQSETAFVLSTGSADRRVRYFTPKQEVDLCGHATIAMHACLAETGDLDVGAHTLETNVGVLDIELEADGTVWMTQNQPAIREVDVDPVEVADALDIDPAALTDIEDELPLARATTGLPFLIVPMTFLEQLGQAAPDMAKIEALSEEVDAAGIYAFTFDALSAQATLHGRMFAPRLGLLEDPVTGTASGATGAYLRHFGAFDTMPDEMLFEQGHFVSRPGEVRVRVGDQIQVGGRAVTAFDGSVVIPTFDDDDILEA